From Dasypus novemcinctus isolate mDasNov1 chromosome 11, mDasNov1.1.hap2, whole genome shotgun sequence, one genomic window encodes:
- the RAB23 gene encoding ras-related protein Rab-23, producing MLEEDMEVAIKMVVVGNGAVGKSSMIQRYCKGIFTKDYKKTIGVDFLERQIQVNDEDVRLMLWDTAGQEEFDAITKAYYRGAQACVLVFSTTDRESFEAIPSWREKVVAEVGDIPTVLVQNKIDLLDDSCIKNEEAEALAKRLKLRFYRTSVKEDLNVNEVFKYLAEKYLQKLKQQIAEDPELMRSSNKIGVFNTSFGSHSGQNSSTINGGDVINLRPNKQRTKKNRNPFSSCSIP from the exons ATGTTGGAGGAAGATATGGAAGTGGCTATCAAGATGGTGGTTGTCGGAAATGGAGCAGTTGGAAAATCAAGTATGATTCAGCGATATTGCAAAGGCATTTTTACAAAAGACTACAAGAAAACCATTGGAGTTGATTTTTTGGAGCGACAAATCCA AGTCAATGATGAAGACGTCAGACTGATGTTGTGGGATACGGCAGGTCAAGAGGAATTTGATGCAATAACAAAGGCCTACTATCGAG GAGCCCAGGCTTGTGTGCTTGTATTTTCTACCACTGACAGGGAGTCTTTTGAAGCAATTCCCAGTTGGAGAGAGAAAGTAGTAGCTGAAGTTGGAGATATACCCACGGTTCTTGTACAAAACAAGATTGATCTTTTGGATGATTCTTGTATAAAGAA tgaggaagctgaggcactgGCAAAAAGGTTAAAGTTAAGATTCTACAGAACATCAGTGAAAGAGGATCTAAATGTAAATGAAG tttttaaatatttggctgaaaaatatcttcaaaaactCAAACAACAAATAGCTGAGGACCCAGAACTAATGCGTTCTAGTAACAAAATTG GTGTCTTTAACACTTCTTTTGGAAGTCACTCGGGTCAGAATTCAAGTACCATTAATGGTGGAGATGTCATCAATCTTAGACCCAAC